The Desertifilum tharense IPPAS B-1220 DNA segment CGTCCGATCTAGCCCCATCTGTCTTGACTAGCAATTCTAGGATTGAGTATGAATCTGCATAAATTCTCGCTAACTCGCGTTGCCAACGGCTCTAGAGTGAATTTTTCTCGTTGGTCAACTCGCAGTTTAGTGGTGTTATTGGTGTTATCGGGATTGACGCTAGCCGTCAGTGGGGTAGCCATCGTCAGCTACCAAATTGTCCGGGGGCTGATTTTAGAAAATCTGAAACAGCAGGCGCTTTTAAAGGTGGAACAAGGGGTAAACGAGGTAGATGAGTGGCTGTCTAACCGCCGTTCGGAGGTGGCAATGCTGGCCAATAGTCCAACGGTGCGATCGCTCTCTTGGGCGCAGATCGAACCTTATTTTCTGTCGGAGCGCGATCGCATTGGCGAATACCTGATGCTTTCTGTTGCCCGTCCCAATGGGATCTCCTCGAATACAATTAAAGGAGAAATTGGCAATGATATTAGCGATCGCGATTGGTTCCGCGCCGCCATGTCCGGTCAAAGCGGCATTCACGACCCGATCGTCAGCCGCACCACCAACCTTTTGCACATTACCGTCAGCGCCCCTATCCCCTCCGATGGCAGCACCCCCCCCATTGGCGCGGTGAGCGCATCCATTGACCTCCAGCGCATCGAACAAGTGGTTCGCCAACTCCAACAGGGCAAACAAAGTTATGCTTTTGCCCTCAACTCCAAAGGCGTCCCCATCATTCATCCCAACCCGGAATTCATTGGCAGCGCCGAAAACCCCGCACCGAGCTTGCTTGTCAGTGCCGATCGACCTCTACAAGCGATCGCCCAGCGCATGGTCAACAAACAGCAAGGCATCCAGCTTGCCTACATTGACCGCCAATGGCAATACGTAGCCTACCTTCCCCTCAAGCAGGCCGACTGGTCTATTGCCCTCGTTATTCCCCAAAGGAATATTGAATCGCAACTGTACGCCCTCAATTCCCTCGCCTCCGTCATTAGTGGATTATTGCTCGTTGCCCTAGTTGGGGCTTGGCGACAGGTTCACCTGTTTGAAAAAATGCGAACCCGTGCCGCTCAAGAAGCGCTACTCAATCGCTTAACCACCCGCATTCGCGAGTCGTTCGATCTCCAAACCATCGTTCAAACAACACTCTCTGAATTGGGTTCCCTGCTTCAACTCCAGCAAGCCTTATTTGTCTGGTACGATGCGCCCGCTCATACCTTTGAAATTGTCTGCGAGTTTCCTCAAGTCAGCATCGGGTGTGGAACCCAACTCCAAAGCGATCCTCCCCTTTCCCTAGAAACCGCCCTAGAAGAGGAGCGAACCATTCAACTGATTTCTGCCACTTCACATCAAACAGAACTGACCCTATCTCCAGGTGCCTATCTAGCGCTGGCAATTCCCACCCAAGCTCAAAGAGATGGTTATTTGATTGGATGGCCCCGAAATGCGCTATCGTTCGACGATTGGGAACTGCTGCAAGCGGTGAGCGACCAATTGGCGATCGCCATTCGCCAAGCTGACCTTTACACGCAAACCCAAGATCAAGTCAGACTTCTCAACG contains these protein-coding regions:
- a CDS encoding ATP-binding protein; the protein is MNLHKFSLTRVANGSRVNFSRWSTRSLVVLLVLSGLTLAVSGVAIVSYQIVRGLILENLKQQALLKVEQGVNEVDEWLSNRRSEVAMLANSPTVRSLSWAQIEPYFLSERDRIGEYLMLSVARPNGISSNTIKGEIGNDISDRDWFRAAMSGQSGIHDPIVSRTTNLLHITVSAPIPSDGSTPPIGAVSASIDLQRIEQVVRQLQQGKQSYAFALNSKGVPIIHPNPEFIGSAENPAPSLLVSADRPLQAIAQRMVNKQQGIQLAYIDRQWQYVAYLPLKQADWSIALVIPQRNIESQLYALNSLASVISGLLLVALVGAWRQVHLFEKMRTRAAQEALLNRLTTRIRESFDLQTIVQTTLSELGSLLQLQQALFVWYDAPAHTFEIVCEFPQVSIGCGTQLQSDPPLSLETALEEERTIQLISATSHQTELTLSPGAYLALAIPTQAQRDGYLIGWPRNALSFDDWELLQAVSDQLAIAIRQADLYTQTQDQVRLLNATLSQLKQTQLHLVQSEKMSSLGQLIAGIAHEINNPVNFIHGNLLHAGDYIEEVLALIELYQKHYPQPPDSIQAKMEESDLEFISQDLPKLLSSMNVGAERIREIVQSLRVFSRLDEAEVKQVDIHEGIDSTLMILHSRLKAKPNSPEIQVIKHYGQLPLIECYAGQLNQVFMNILANAIDALDDFNASRAACELDLNPAQIEIVTEQTSNDQIRIRIRDNGSGMPEEVAHRIFDPFFTTKPVGKGTGMGLAISYQIITERHQGQLICSSTLGQGTTFDIYIPIYQSYPVTAISQLEYADRLAYSKVQSAGEERELGVGS